From a region of the Xyrauchen texanus isolate HMW12.3.18 chromosome 47, RBS_HiC_50CHRs, whole genome shotgun sequence genome:
- the LOC127638701 gene encoding transmembrane protein 243-like, producing MDDFTTRTYGTGGMDNRPLFGETSARDRIINLVIGGLTTLLVIVTIISSFVFPSLPPKPLNIFFAACIMLVCGSVLVLIYWYRQGDLEPKFRNLIYYMLCSIVLLCICANLYFHDVGRDKWSNAL from the exons ATGGATGACTTCACTACACGCACCTATGGCACCGGTGGCATGGACAACAGACCTCTGTTTGGGGAGACATCAGCCAGG GATAGAATCATCAATTTAGTGATCGGTGGACTGACGACTTTACTTGTTATT GTGACCATAATCAGCTCATTTGTCTTCCCCTCACTGCCTCCCAAGCCATTGAACATTTTCTTTGCTGCCTGCATCATGCTAGTCTGTGGGTCAGTGTTGGTTTTG atATACTGGTATAGGCAGGGAGATTTGGAGCCCAAGTTTCGCAACTTGATCTACTACATGCTCTGTTCCATCGTTCTGTTGTGTATTTGTGCCAACTTGTACTTTCATGACGTGGGACGAGACAAGTGGAGCAATGCCTTATAA
- the meig1 gene encoding meiosis expressed gene 1 protein homolog, with amino-acid sequence MSCSVLLDNNAKPKSMSRAKQWTGEVENLYRFQQAGYRDELEYRQIKQAEIDRWPETGFVKKLQRRDNTFYYYNRKRECEDREVHKVKVYAY; translated from the exons ATGTCCTGCTCAGTTTTATTGGACAACAATGCCAAACCAAAGTCCATGAGCCGAGCGAAGCAGTGGACGGGTGAGGTAGAGAACCTGTACAGATTCCAGCAAGCTGGATACAGAGATGAGCTGGAGtacagacaaatcaagcaagcagAG ATTGACCGTTGGCCAGAGACCGGGTTTGTGAAGAAGCTTCAGCGTCGAGATAACACATTCTACTACTACAACAGAAAACGAGAATGTGAGGACAGAGAGGTCCATAAAGTGAAAGTATATGCATACTGA
- the LOC127638698 gene encoding protein artemis-like isoform X1 → MSSFAGRMKEYPTISLDRFDRENLHARAYFLSHCHKDHMKGLKGPFLKRKLKFSLTVKLYCSFVTKELLLSSQKYAFWEDHIVALELDSPTRISLIDEITGESEDVVVTLLPAGHCPGSVMFLFEGAQGTVLYTGDFRLAIGDAARMEHLHSGDRVKNIQSVYLDTTFFDPKYHQIPSRAACLTGIMQLVQDWICRSPYHVVWLNCKAAYGYEYLFTNLGQEFSSQIHVNNLEMFKKMPEILCHMTTNRSVQIHACRHPKDDELFRANRLPCGSIAADGTPLNIISIKPSTIWFGERTKKTSVIVKMGGSSYRACFSFHSSYTEVKDFLSYTCPVNIHPNVIPFGQTLEDITEMLKPLCRKHSGMEEIVYKPLGTLKTTRKRCTSDGSDSDDDLFDKVAMAPRRRKMATTDTTKVAVKIQSHSPNKTAPDKDQIYTTLERCPSVHTSNYMDCTESNDDDDDDDDDNDAELLNLTAEEPPNPSDVTSPPPTACSEMACPKLAQPISNLTTLQSESAPPCWEKFFTAEQVLTDESELENSQNSQNTLSTEYTVSQSPELFHDEDDNSSIHMTSSQSTHISDAGTESLSQMDTVLVQMDDRKVVTSDHYNQGINGLLQDGTFKPGEVVSDVIDNKVELKSEEAVEPQSDSQVSSDFELPPTPGSKVPHPEDLKDLYKKLAAGEEAVIRRIF, encoded by the exons ATGAGTTCTTTCGCTGGACGCATGAAGGAGTATCCCACCATCTCTCTGGACCGATTCGACAGGGAGAATTTACACGCCAGAGCCTATTTCCTCTCTCATTGCCATAAAG ATCATATGAAAGGATTGAAAGGACCTTTTCTAAAGAGAAAGCTGAAGTTCAG TTTAACTGTCAAGCTCTATTGCTCATTTGTGACAAAGGAGCTCCTGCTTAGTAGCCAAAAGTATGCATTCTGGGAGGACCATATT GTTGCCCTGGAACTGGACAGTCCAACTCGCATCTCTCTTATAGATGAAATCACCGGAGAG TCGGAGGATGTTGTAGTCACTTTGCTCCCTGCAGGACACTGTCCAGGATCAGTCAT GTTTCTCTTTGAGGGTGCTCAGGGTACCGTGTTGTACACCGGAGACTTCAGGCTGGCTATTGGAGATGCAGCCAGAATGGAGCACTTGCACTCTGGAGACAG GGTAAAAAACATTCAGAGTGTTTATCTCGATACTACATTCTTTGATCCCAAGTATCATCAGATCCCTAGtcgg GCGGCTTGTTTAACAGGGATAATGCAGTTGGTACAAGACTGGATTTGCAGGAGTCCATACCATGTAGTTTGGTTAAACTGTAAAGCAGCGTATGGTTACGAGTACCTGTTCACCAACTTGGGACAGGAGTTCAGCTCACAG ATACATGTGAACAACTTGGAGATGTTCAAGAAAATGCCTGAAATACTGTGTCACATGACCACCAACCGTTCAGTGCAAATCCACGCTTGCAGGCATCCCAAG GATGATGAGTTGTTCAGGGCAAACAGGTTGCCATGTGGCTCCATAGCGGCAGACGGCACTCCACTAAACATCATCAGCATCAAACCCTCAACAATATGGTTTGGAGAGCGGACCAAAAAGACTTCGGTCATTGTCAA GATGGGTGGCAGTTCCTATAGAGCATGCTTTTCATTTCATTCTTCTTACACAGAG GTCAAGGACTTTCTATCCTACACTTGTCCTGTTAATATCCACCCTAATGTCATTCCTTTCGGCCAAACACTGGAGGACATCACAGAAAT GTTGAAGCCACTGTGTAGAAAACACTCTGGAATGGAAGAGATTGTCTACAAACCGCTTGGAACACTCAAAACAACCAGAAAGAGATGCACATCAGATG GGTCGGACAGTGATGATGACTTATTTGACAAGGTTGCCATGGCACCAAGGAGGCGGAAAATGGCAACGACTGATACGACCAAGGTGGCAGTAAAAATACAGTCTCATAGCCCTAATAAAACTGCTCCTGATAAGGACCAAATTTACACAACCCTAGAGCGTTGTCCATCTGTTCACACTTCCAATTACATGGACTGCACTGAATCTAACGAcgacgacgatgatgatgatgatgataatgatgctgAGCTTTTAAACCTCACAGCTGAGGAACCACCTAATCCATCTGATGTTACTTCACCACCTCCGACGGCATGTTCAGAAATGGCATGCCCAAAACTGGCCCAGCCCATATCCAATTTAACCACACTCCAATCTGAGTCAGCTCCGCCCTGTTGGGAGAAGTTCTTCACAGCAGAACAGGTGTTGACTGATGAGAGTGAGTTGGAAAATAGTCAAAACAGCCAAAACACTCTTTCCACTGAATATACAGTGTCCCAATCGCCTGAGCTATTTCATGATGAAGATGACAATAGTTCCATTCACATGACCTCCTCTCAATCCACTCATATATCAGATGCAGGTACGGAGAGTCTCAGTCAGATGGATACTGTTCTTGTTCAGATGGATGACAGAAAGGTAGTTACTAGTGACCACTATAACCAAGGGATCAATGGATTGCTTCAAGATGGGACCTTCAAACCTGGCGAGGTAGTGTCTGATGTGATTGATAATAAAGTAGAGCTCAAGTCAGAAGAAGCAGTGGAACCACAATCAGACTCACAGGTATCATCAGATTTTGAGCTTCCTCCAACACCTGGTTCAAAAGTCCCACACCCAGAAGACCTCAAAGACCTGTACAAGAAGTTGGCGGCAGGGGAGGAAGCTGTCATAAGGAGAATTTTCTAA
- the LOC127638698 gene encoding protein artemis-like isoform X2, translated as MFLFEGAQGTVLYTGDFRLAIGDAARMEHLHSGDRVKNIQSVYLDTTFFDPKYHQIPSRAACLTGIMQLVQDWICRSPYHVVWLNCKAAYGYEYLFTNLGQEFSSQIHVNNLEMFKKMPEILCHMTTNRSVQIHACRHPKDDELFRANRLPCGSIAADGTPLNIISIKPSTIWFGERTKKTSVIVKMGGSSYRACFSFHSSYTEVKDFLSYTCPVNIHPNVIPFGQTLEDITEMLKPLCRKHSGMEEIVYKPLGTLKTTRKRCTSDGSDSDDDLFDKVAMAPRRRKMATTDTTKVAVKIQSHSPNKTAPDKDQIYTTLERCPSVHTSNYMDCTESNDDDDDDDDDNDAELLNLTAEEPPNPSDVTSPPPTACSEMACPKLAQPISNLTTLQSESAPPCWEKFFTAEQVLTDESELENSQNSQNTLSTEYTVSQSPELFHDEDDNSSIHMTSSQSTHISDAGTESLSQMDTVLVQMDDRKVVTSDHYNQGINGLLQDGTFKPGEVVSDVIDNKVELKSEEAVEPQSDSQVSSDFELPPTPGSKVPHPEDLKDLYKKLAAGEEAVIRRIF; from the exons AT GTTTCTCTTTGAGGGTGCTCAGGGTACCGTGTTGTACACCGGAGACTTCAGGCTGGCTATTGGAGATGCAGCCAGAATGGAGCACTTGCACTCTGGAGACAG GGTAAAAAACATTCAGAGTGTTTATCTCGATACTACATTCTTTGATCCCAAGTATCATCAGATCCCTAGtcgg GCGGCTTGTTTAACAGGGATAATGCAGTTGGTACAAGACTGGATTTGCAGGAGTCCATACCATGTAGTTTGGTTAAACTGTAAAGCAGCGTATGGTTACGAGTACCTGTTCACCAACTTGGGACAGGAGTTCAGCTCACAG ATACATGTGAACAACTTGGAGATGTTCAAGAAAATGCCTGAAATACTGTGTCACATGACCACCAACCGTTCAGTGCAAATCCACGCTTGCAGGCATCCCAAG GATGATGAGTTGTTCAGGGCAAACAGGTTGCCATGTGGCTCCATAGCGGCAGACGGCACTCCACTAAACATCATCAGCATCAAACCCTCAACAATATGGTTTGGAGAGCGGACCAAAAAGACTTCGGTCATTGTCAA GATGGGTGGCAGTTCCTATAGAGCATGCTTTTCATTTCATTCTTCTTACACAGAG GTCAAGGACTTTCTATCCTACACTTGTCCTGTTAATATCCACCCTAATGTCATTCCTTTCGGCCAAACACTGGAGGACATCACAGAAAT GTTGAAGCCACTGTGTAGAAAACACTCTGGAATGGAAGAGATTGTCTACAAACCGCTTGGAACACTCAAAACAACCAGAAAGAGATGCACATCAGATG GGTCGGACAGTGATGATGACTTATTTGACAAGGTTGCCATGGCACCAAGGAGGCGGAAAATGGCAACGACTGATACGACCAAGGTGGCAGTAAAAATACAGTCTCATAGCCCTAATAAAACTGCTCCTGATAAGGACCAAATTTACACAACCCTAGAGCGTTGTCCATCTGTTCACACTTCCAATTACATGGACTGCACTGAATCTAACGAcgacgacgatgatgatgatgatgataatgatgctgAGCTTTTAAACCTCACAGCTGAGGAACCACCTAATCCATCTGATGTTACTTCACCACCTCCGACGGCATGTTCAGAAATGGCATGCCCAAAACTGGCCCAGCCCATATCCAATTTAACCACACTCCAATCTGAGTCAGCTCCGCCCTGTTGGGAGAAGTTCTTCACAGCAGAACAGGTGTTGACTGATGAGAGTGAGTTGGAAAATAGTCAAAACAGCCAAAACACTCTTTCCACTGAATATACAGTGTCCCAATCGCCTGAGCTATTTCATGATGAAGATGACAATAGTTCCATTCACATGACCTCCTCTCAATCCACTCATATATCAGATGCAGGTACGGAGAGTCTCAGTCAGATGGATACTGTTCTTGTTCAGATGGATGACAGAAAGGTAGTTACTAGTGACCACTATAACCAAGGGATCAATGGATTGCTTCAAGATGGGACCTTCAAACCTGGCGAGGTAGTGTCTGATGTGATTGATAATAAAGTAGAGCTCAAGTCAGAAGAAGCAGTGGAACCACAATCAGACTCACAGGTATCATCAGATTTTGAGCTTCCTCCAACACCTGGTTCAAAAGTCCCACACCCAGAAGACCTCAAAGACCTGTACAAGAAGTTGGCGGCAGGGGAGGAAGCTGTCATAAGGAGAATTTTCTAA